From the Erythrolamprus reginae isolate rEryReg1 chromosome Z, rEryReg1.hap1, whole genome shotgun sequence genome, one window contains:
- the LOC139154213 gene encoding vomeronasal type-2 receptor 26-like: MISDMPTYRRPRSEDPVGDAIYFMARWTYFASMKLLSSKDKFIPNYKCDSHDSTVAVIAGPNSHICQHIVNILRIYKIPQISYGSAPVMNNYNQADFFHQMFPDDDDQTMGILQLLLHFKWIWIGLVFFESHSGERFVHNAFILFSQKGICFDFIEELPKESFSDDISVMIDDWLKTYKNIMKGTANVVIIYGENQIMIFLRMVPYVSTFEMSLKTKDKVWIMTAQMEFTSLPFQNNWGLDFIHGALSFAVSSKEVLGFKEFVQTQDPTSKGQDSFINVFWEHVFECVLPKAFIDEKNRNRCTGNEKMEDLPASVFEMSMTSQSYNIYNAVYNIAYALQSIHSSQFRHRTNISNGRKFLQNQVWQLYYYLRSVSFNNSVGEKVSFDQNGKLISGFDIINWVTFPNQSFIRLKVGKIDPLAQPEAALTISADDINWPNMFNQIRPLSLCNRNCPSGYRKTKIEGKTFCCYECFPCSKGKFSNKSDMEECFNCPEDHYPSNKQDFCIPKSISFLSYKEPLGVSLTTVAIFFTSLTALVIGIFFKYRDTPIVKANNRNLTYTLLLTLLFSFLCSFLFIGQPDKWRCLFRQIAFGIIFSMAVSCILAKTIIVVLAFLVTKPGSRMMKWVGGRLSLTIVVSCSFIQIAICTVWVVIYPPFPDFSMHSVAKEIVLECNEGSAIMFYCVLGFMGFLAIVSFTVAFLSRNLPDSFNEAKFITFSMLLFCSVWISFVPTYLSAKGKYIVAVEIFSILASSGGLLSCIFFPKCFVILVLPELNNKTHLTRKKSRF; this comes from the exons ATGATTTCAGATATGCCAACATACAGAAGACCTAGGTCTGAGGATCCAGTTGGGGATGCCAT CTATTTCATGGCAAGATGGACTTATTTTGCTTCAATGAAGCTTCTCTCCAGTAAGGACAAATTCATCCCAAATTATAAATGTGATAGCCATGATAGTACAGTTGCTGTAATTGCAGGACCAAACTCTCACATCTGTCAACACATAGTCAACATTTTGAGGATTTATAAAATCCCACAG ATCAGCTATGGCTCTGCTCCAGTGATGAATAACTATAACCAGGCTGATTTTTTTCACCAAATGTTTCCAGATGATGACGATCAAACTATGGGGATTCTCCAGTTGCTACTGCATTTCAAATGGATATGGATTGGTCTAGTTTTTTTTGAAAGTCACAGTGGTGAAAGGTTTGTACATAATGCATTTATCTTGTTTTCCCAGAAAGGTATTTGctttgatttcatagaagaacTGCCCAAAGAATCTTTTTCTGATGATATAAGCGTAATGATAGATGATTGGCttaaaacatacaaaaatatCATGAAGGGTACTGCCAATGTTGTCATCATATACGGAGAAAATCAGATCATGATATTTTTGAGAATGGTTCCCTATGTTTCAACATTTGAAATGTCTTTGAAAACCAAAGATAAAGTATGGATTATGACAGCCCAGATGGAGTTTACATCCCTTCCTTTTCAAAACAACTGGGGACTTGATTTCATCCATGGTGCTCTATCATTTGCAGTTTCCTCAAAAGAAGTGTTAGGGTTTAAGGAATTTGTTCAGACTCAAGACCCAACTTCCAAAGGCCAGGACAGTTTCATCAATGTCTTCTGGGAACATGTATTTGAATGCGTTTTACCTAAAGCCTTCATAgatgaaaaaaacagaaataggtGCACTGGGAATGAGAAGATGGAAGATCTTCCTGCATCTGTTTTTGAAATGAGTATGACTAGCCAGAGCTACAACATTTATAATGCTGTTTATAATATAGCGTATGCTCTCCAATCCATACATTCATCTCAATTCAGACACAGAACAAATATCAGCAATGGAAGAAAGTTTCTTCAGAATCAAGTATGGCAG CTCTACTACTATTTGAGAAGTGTTTCGTTTAACAATAGTGTTGGGGAAAAGGTCTCCTTTGATCAAAATGGGAAATTAATTTCTGGATTTGATATTATTAACTGGGTTACATTCCCAAATCAGTCCTTTATTAGACTTAAAGTTGGAAAGATTGATCCTTTGGCTCAACCAGAAGCGGCTCTCACTATTTCTGCAGATGACATCAACTGGCCCAATATGTTTAACCAG ATACGTCCTCTTTCTCTATGCAACCGCAATTGTCCTTCAGGTTATAGGAAGACAAAAATTGAGGGGAAAACATTTTGTTGTTATGAATGCTTTCCATGTTCTAAAGGAAAATTTTCAAACAAGAGtg ACATGGAGGAGTGTTTTAATTGTCCAGAAGATCATTATCCAAGCAATAAACAAGACTTCTGCATTCCAAAAAGTATAAGCTTTTTGTCTTACAAAGAACCCTTGGGAGTCAGTTTGACCACTGTTGCCATTTTCTTCACTTCTTTAACAGCTTTAGTTATTGGAATTTTCTTTAAATATAGAGACACTCCTattgtcaaggccaacaaccgaAACCTTACCTATACCCTTTTACTAACACTGTTGTTCTCCTTTCTATGTTCTTTTTTGTTCATTGGCCAACCAGACAAGTGGAGATGTCTTTTTCGACAAATTGCTTTTGGCATCATCTTCTCCATGGCAGTTTCTTGCATATTGGCCAAAACAATAATTGTAGTACTTGCTTTCCTGGTTACGAAGCCAGGATCTAGAATGATGAAATGGGTAGGGGGGAGGCTGAGCCTTACCATTGTTGTTTCATGTTCCTTTATTCAAATAGCTATCTGTACTGTATGGGTTGTAATTTATCCACCTTTTCCAGATTTTAGTATGCACTCAGTAGCAAAAGAAATTGTACTAGAATGTAATGAAGGTTCTGCTATCATGTTTTATTGTGTCTTGGGATTTATGGGCTTTCTGGCAATTGTCAGCTTCACTGTGGCTTTCCTAAGCAGAAATCTACCAGACAgttttaatgaagccaagttcatcaccttcagcatgttgctgttttgcagtgtttggatatCTTTTGTTCCAACTTATCTTAGTGCCAAAGGAAAATATATagtggctgtggagatcttctccataTTAGCTTCCAGTGGTGGTTTACTGAGCTGTATCTTCTTCCCCAAATGCTTTGTTATTTTAGTATTGCCTGAGCTGAACAATAAGACACACTTAACTAGGAAAAAAAGTAGATTTTAA